Proteins encoded within one genomic window of Variovorax sp. OAS795:
- a CDS encoding extensin family protein, with protein sequence MAPSDDPVEPTASRRKRRLGAAMACAALALGAVAAWAVATGAVEIPERFNPWAPLDVAAPPDWLTGFKLSRARRDPARCLAALAQTGMQYDRLPDRVTGPGCGFENAVRLRSAGVRLGTAPSLSCPMALSFFMWETHALQPAAMQRFGQPVVAIDHLGSYACRNVNRGEGAVPGASRSRHATADALDVAGLVLADGRRITVLQAWPRDRAATGAETTSDPAAMLLLDAHRGACRFFNGVLGPDYNAVHRDHLHLETGGYDMCR encoded by the coding sequence ATGGCGCCTTCCGACGACCCGGTCGAGCCGACGGCATCGCGCCGCAAGCGCCGGCTCGGCGCGGCCATGGCTTGCGCCGCGCTCGCATTGGGCGCGGTGGCTGCGTGGGCCGTCGCCACCGGCGCCGTCGAGATTCCGGAGCGCTTCAACCCGTGGGCGCCGCTGGACGTGGCCGCCCCACCCGACTGGCTGACCGGCTTCAAGCTCTCGCGTGCGCGCCGCGACCCGGCGCGCTGCCTTGCGGCGCTGGCGCAAACCGGCATGCAGTACGACCGGCTGCCCGATCGCGTCACCGGCCCCGGCTGCGGTTTCGAGAACGCCGTGAGGCTGCGTTCCGCCGGCGTGCGCCTGGGGACCGCACCCTCGCTCAGCTGCCCGATGGCGCTGTCCTTCTTCATGTGGGAGACGCACGCGCTGCAGCCCGCCGCCATGCAGCGCTTCGGCCAGCCGGTGGTGGCCATCGACCACCTCGGCAGCTATGCCTGCCGCAACGTGAACCGCGGCGAAGGCGCCGTGCCCGGTGCGTCGCGCAGCCGGCACGCGACGGCCGATGCGCTGGATGTGGCGGGCCTCGTGCTGGCCGATGGCAGGCGCATCACCGTGCTGCAAGCCTGGCCCCGCGACCGTGCGGCCACCGGTGCCGAGACCACCAGCGATCCCGCGGCGATGCTGCTGCTCGACGCGCACCGCGGCGCCTGCCGCTTCTTCAATGGCGTGCTCGGCCCCGACTACAACGCCGTGCACCGCGACCACCTGCACCTGGAGACCGGCGGCTACGACATGTGCCGTTGA
- a CDS encoding carbon starvation CstA family protein, whose amino-acid sequence MHSIRRHLVWLVVAVAGAFALATVALTRGESVNALWVVTAAICTYLIAYRYYSLFIAEKVLGLDGNRKTPAHRHNDGLDYVPTDKNVLFGHHFAAIAGAGPLVGPVLAAQMGYLPGLLWVLAGVVFAGAVQDFIILFISTRRDGRSLGDLVKQEMGTVPGMIALFGTFMIMIIILAVLALIVVKALAESPWGTFTVAATIPVALFMGVYLRFIRPGRIGEVSVIGFVLLMLAIFGGQAVSQDPAWAPLFTFDGKALTWMLVGYGFVAASLPVWLLLAPRDYLSTFLKIGTIIALALGIVFVMPTLQMPALTQFAQGGGPVWAGSMFPFLFITIACGAVSGFHALISSGTTPKMLDNERHARFIGYGGMLAESFVAVMALVAASCIEPGIYFAMNSPAALVGSTAQQAAQTISSWGFVVTPEMLVQTAKDVGESTILGRAGGAPTLAVGMAHILHQVIGGQAMMAFWYHFAILFEALFILTAVDAGTRAGRFMLQDLLGSFVPALKRTDSLPANLFATALCVAAWGYFLYQGVVDPLGGINTLWPLFGISNQMLAAVALLLGVVVLFRMKRERYAWVAIAPAMWLLACTLTAGWQKIFSPDPKIGFLSHAAKYTEGLANGVLVAPAKTPEAMSRIVFNDRLDAALCALFMFVVLSVLVYSIKACLAARAANRPTAQETPFEPLAASAAR is encoded by the coding sequence ATGCACAGCATCCGCCGCCACCTGGTGTGGCTCGTCGTGGCCGTGGCCGGCGCATTCGCGCTGGCCACCGTCGCCCTGACCCGTGGTGAAAGCGTCAACGCCCTTTGGGTGGTGACCGCCGCGATCTGCACCTACCTGATCGCCTACCGCTACTACAGTCTCTTCATCGCCGAGAAGGTGCTCGGGCTGGACGGCAACCGCAAGACGCCGGCGCACCGCCACAACGACGGGCTCGACTACGTGCCCACCGACAAGAACGTGCTGTTCGGCCATCACTTCGCGGCCATCGCGGGCGCCGGCCCGCTGGTGGGCCCGGTGCTCGCCGCGCAGATGGGCTACCTGCCCGGGCTGCTGTGGGTGCTGGCGGGCGTGGTGTTCGCGGGCGCGGTGCAGGACTTCATCATCCTGTTCATCTCCACGCGGCGCGACGGCCGCTCGCTCGGCGACCTGGTCAAGCAGGAGATGGGCACCGTGCCCGGCATGATCGCGCTGTTCGGCACCTTCATGATCATGATCATCATCCTCGCGGTACTGGCGCTGATCGTGGTCAAGGCGCTGGCCGAATCGCCGTGGGGCACCTTCACGGTGGCGGCCACCATTCCGGTGGCGCTCTTCATGGGCGTGTACCTGCGCTTCATTCGCCCGGGCCGCATCGGCGAGGTCTCGGTGATCGGCTTCGTGCTGCTCATGCTCGCCATCTTCGGCGGCCAGGCCGTGAGCCAGGACCCCGCGTGGGCGCCGCTCTTCACCTTCGATGGCAAGGCGCTCACGTGGATGCTGGTGGGCTACGGCTTCGTTGCCGCCAGCCTGCCGGTGTGGCTGCTGCTGGCGCCGCGCGACTACCTGTCGACCTTCCTGAAGATCGGCACCATCATCGCGCTGGCGCTGGGCATCGTGTTCGTCATGCCGACGTTGCAGATGCCCGCGCTCACGCAGTTCGCGCAAGGCGGCGGGCCGGTGTGGGCGGGCAGCATGTTCCCGTTCCTGTTCATCACCATCGCCTGCGGCGCGGTGTCGGGCTTCCATGCGCTGATCTCGTCGGGCACCACGCCCAAGATGCTCGACAACGAGCGCCACGCGCGCTTCATCGGCTACGGCGGCATGCTGGCCGAATCGTTTGTCGCGGTGATGGCGCTGGTGGCGGCTTCATGCATCGAACCCGGCATCTACTTTGCAATGAACAGCCCCGCCGCGCTGGTGGGCAGCACCGCGCAGCAGGCGGCGCAGACCATCTCGAGCTGGGGCTTCGTGGTCACGCCGGAGATGCTGGTGCAAACCGCCAAGGACGTGGGCGAAAGCACCATCCTCGGCCGCGCGGGCGGTGCGCCGACGCTGGCCGTGGGCATGGCCCACATCCTGCACCAGGTGATCGGCGGCCAGGCCATGATGGCCTTCTGGTACCACTTCGCGATCCTGTTCGAGGCGCTCTTCATTCTCACGGCGGTGGACGCCGGCACCCGCGCCGGCCGCTTCATGCTGCAAGACCTGCTGGGCAGCTTCGTGCCCGCGCTCAAGCGCACCGATTCGCTGCCGGCCAACCTGTTTGCCACGGCGCTGTGCGTGGCGGCCTGGGGCTACTTCCTCTACCAGGGCGTGGTCGATCCGCTGGGCGGCATCAACACGCTGTGGCCGCTCTTCGGCATCTCCAACCAGATGCTGGCCGCGGTGGCGCTGCTGCTGGGCGTGGTGGTGTTGTTCCGCATGAAGCGCGAGCGCTATGCGTGGGTGGCCATTGCGCCGGCCATGTGGCTCCTGGCCTGCACGCTGACCGCGGGCTGGCAGAAGATCTTCTCGCCCGATCCGAAGATCGGCTTCCTCTCGCACGCGGCCAAGTACACCGAAGGCCTTGCCAACGGCGTGCTGGTGGCGCCGGCGAAGACGCCCGAGGCCATGTCGCGCATCGTCTTCAACGACCGGCTCGATGCGGCGCTGTGCGCGCTCTTCATGTTCGTGGTGCTGAGCGTGCTGGTCTACAGCATCAAGGCATGCCTCGCGGCCCGCGCGGCCAACCGGCCGACCGCGCAAGAGACGCCGTTCGAGCCGCTGGCCGCATCGGCCGCGCGCTGA
- a CDS encoding AraC family transcriptional regulator produces the protein MTKMPEVLTQTAPGPANDMLSDLLESMQVSGMVLFRAEFREPWSVTSADSGQLAAMLSLGTSRVIPFHVIGSGGCRLDLPDREQPVWLNSGDAVLLPYGGLHRLSGADATAPVHIGQLLPQLPWAGMPVVEHGGGGNCTSIICGFIRCDELLFHPVLRHLPDVLHISPDTTPADQWLATTIRHTVTEASRAQPGWRSMLPRLTELMFVEILRKHMQGLSADEVGWFAAYNDGVVGAALRLLHAEPLQDWTLESLARGVGVSRTVLSERFRHFLDQPPIQYLGHWRLQLAAKHLKSSELPIKTIADHAKYESEAAFSRAFKRRFGLPPGDWRRRQAVR, from the coding sequence ATGACCAAAATGCCGGAAGTCTTGACCCAAACAGCGCCAGGCCCTGCGAACGACATGCTGTCCGACCTGCTGGAGAGCATGCAGGTCAGCGGCATGGTGCTGTTCCGCGCCGAGTTCCGCGAACCGTGGTCGGTGACCAGCGCCGATTCGGGCCAGCTGGCCGCGATGCTCTCGCTCGGCACGAGCCGGGTGATTCCGTTCCACGTCATCGGTTCGGGCGGCTGCCGGCTCGACCTGCCCGACCGGGAACAACCCGTGTGGCTGAACAGCGGAGACGCCGTGCTGCTGCCCTATGGCGGCCTGCATCGCCTGAGCGGCGCGGACGCCACGGCGCCGGTGCACATCGGCCAGTTGCTGCCGCAGCTCCCGTGGGCCGGCATGCCGGTGGTCGAGCATGGCGGAGGCGGCAATTGCACCAGCATCATCTGCGGGTTCATCCGCTGCGACGAGCTGCTGTTCCACCCCGTGCTGCGGCACCTGCCCGACGTGCTCCACATCAGCCCCGACACCACGCCGGCCGATCAATGGCTCGCGACCACCATCCGCCATACCGTGACCGAAGCGAGCCGGGCCCAGCCCGGCTGGCGAAGCATGCTGCCGCGCCTGACCGAGTTGATGTTCGTGGAGATCCTGCGCAAGCACATGCAGGGGCTGTCGGCGGACGAGGTGGGCTGGTTCGCGGCATACAACGATGGCGTGGTCGGGGCGGCGCTGAGGCTCTTGCATGCAGAGCCGCTGCAGGACTGGACCCTCGAGAGCCTGGCACGCGGCGTGGGCGTGTCGCGCACGGTGCTGAGCGAACGCTTCAGGCATTTTCTCGACCAGCCGCCCATTCAATACCTCGGGCACTGGCGCCTGCAGCTCGCGGCAAAGCACCTGAAGAGCAGCGAACTGCCGATCAAGACCATTGCCGATCATGCGAAGTACGAGTCGGAGGCGGCCTTCAGCCGCGCGTTCAAGCGGCGCTTCGGCCTGCCACCCGGGGACTGGCGAAGGCGGCAGGCCGTGCGCTGA
- a CDS encoding sel1 repeat family protein: protein MASELNLITSWSLRWRIFLAGVLCLVAALSAAQPPGPGVVLHAEQRFQLALEAQSARDYRAMLQELRQSASQGNAEAQEMLGMVLLAGPTLYGNAIAADRCEARRWMLRAASQGSDTARVQLTFLNRLRHAPAGSNACE, encoded by the coding sequence ATGGCATCCGAACTGAACCTGATCACGAGCTGGTCGCTGCGCTGGCGCATTTTTCTTGCGGGCGTGCTGTGTCTCGTGGCGGCGCTTTCCGCGGCGCAGCCGCCCGGCCCGGGCGTGGTGCTGCATGCCGAGCAGCGCTTTCAGTTGGCGCTGGAAGCGCAGTCGGCCCGCGACTACCGCGCCATGCTCCAGGAGCTCAGGCAGTCGGCATCGCAGGGCAATGCCGAGGCGCAGGAGATGCTGGGCATGGTGCTGCTGGCCGGTCCCACGCTGTACGGCAACGCGATCGCGGCCGATCGCTGCGAAGCCCGCCGCTGGATGCTTCGGGCCGCATCGCAGGGCAGCGACACGGCGCGAGTCCAGCTCACGTTCCTGAACAGGCTGCGCCACGCCCCGGCCGGCAGCAACGCCTGCGAGTGA
- a CDS encoding C40 family peptidase, with the protein MDDASAPTRRRMPLLLRLLSIGACLLALGCASPRAPAPSAGYSSSPLTAEQSNGVAIHALGLVGTPYRYGGNTPEGGFDCSGLIGYVYQNSAGQATPRTVARMAAFGRPVAASDIRSGDLVIFGASTPTHAGIYVGAGQFVHAPSTGGEVRLDRLDGVYWSRQPMQARRL; encoded by the coding sequence ATGGATGACGCATCCGCACCCACCCGTCGCCGCATGCCGCTGCTGCTCCGGCTGCTTTCCATAGGCGCCTGCCTGCTCGCGCTGGGTTGCGCCAGCCCCCGGGCGCCGGCGCCTTCGGCCGGCTACAGCAGCTCGCCGCTCACGGCCGAACAATCGAACGGCGTCGCGATCCATGCGCTGGGCCTGGTCGGCACGCCGTACCGTTACGGTGGTAACACGCCGGAAGGCGGTTTCGATTGCAGCGGGCTCATCGGCTACGTCTACCAGAACAGCGCGGGCCAGGCCACGCCGCGCACGGTGGCCCGCATGGCGGCGTTCGGCCGGCCGGTGGCCGCGTCCGACATCCGCTCGGGCGACCTGGTGATCTTCGGCGCTTCCACCCCCACGCACGCGGGCATCTACGTGGGTGCAGGCCAGTTCGTGCATGCCCCATCGACCGGCGGCGAGGTGCGGCTCGACCGGCTCGATGGTGTCTACTGGTCGCGCCAGCCGATGCAGGCGCGGCGACTCTAG
- a CDS encoding tripartite tricarboxylate transporter substrate binding protein, whose protein sequence is MPSVHRVPRLARLCIAAAWLAALVLQPASAQPLPARNGFPSQTVKFVSPFPPGGGNDATARLVTTRLPEIMGQAAVVDNRGGAGGNIGARSVAEAKPDGYTVLTSQVSIMAVNPSLYSAPGFDPLKNFVPITQANAAPLALVVDANSPYKTFADLATRAKASPGKVTYATPGNGTLSHLVGVVLQKDSGVDMTHVPYKGAGPALTDLLGGQVDVLVTSTASVAGMVQSGKLRVLAVTSPRRIGVFAKVPTLEELGYANARFEDWYGFFAPAGTPPERVAYLNEAIVRTLRLPEVSKLVTDGGSEVVANTPEAFAAQLRQDIERWSRVVKLSGAKAD, encoded by the coding sequence ATGCCGTCTGTCCATCGCGTTCCGCGCCTCGCCCGCCTCTGCATCGCCGCCGCATGGCTCGCGGCCTTGGTCCTGCAGCCTGCCTCGGCCCAGCCGCTGCCGGCGCGCAACGGCTTTCCCTCGCAGACGGTGAAGTTCGTCTCGCCGTTTCCACCCGGTGGCGGCAACGACGCCACGGCCCGGCTGGTGACCACGCGCCTGCCCGAAATCATGGGCCAGGCCGCAGTCGTGGACAACCGCGGCGGCGCGGGCGGGAACATCGGCGCCAGGTCGGTCGCCGAGGCCAAGCCCGACGGCTACACGGTGCTCACCTCGCAGGTCTCGATCATGGCGGTGAACCCCTCGCTCTACTCGGCGCCGGGCTTCGATCCGCTGAAGAACTTCGTGCCCATCACGCAGGCCAATGCGGCGCCGCTCGCACTGGTGGTGGACGCCAACTCGCCCTACAAGACCTTTGCCGATCTCGCCACGCGCGCCAAGGCGAGCCCCGGCAAGGTCACCTATGCCACGCCCGGCAACGGCACGCTCTCGCACCTGGTGGGCGTGGTGCTGCAAAAGGACAGCGGCGTGGACATGACCCACGTGCCCTACAAGGGCGCAGGCCCCGCGCTCACCGACCTGCTCGGCGGCCAGGTCGACGTGCTCGTGACCTCCACCGCGTCCGTCGCGGGCATGGTGCAGAGCGGCAAGCTGCGCGTGCTGGCCGTCACCAGCCCGCGCCGCATCGGCGTGTTCGCCAAGGTGCCCACGCTCGAGGAGCTGGGCTATGCGAATGCGCGGTTCGAAGACTGGTACGGCTTCTTCGCGCCCGCCGGCACGCCGCCCGAGCGCGTGGCCTACCTGAACGAAGCCATCGTGCGCACGCTGCGCCTGCCCGAGGTGAGCAAGCTCGTGACCGACGGCGGCAGCGAAGTGGTGGCCAACACGCCCGAAGCCTTTGCCGCGCAGTTGCGCCAGGACATCGAGCGCTGGTCGCGCGTCGTCAAGCTCTCGGGCGCCAAGGCCGATTGA
- a CDS encoding PrsW family glutamic-type intramembrane protease, with protein sequence MNRHAAARREPGDWPVGTDPFFQPRRAAFWVLAALIVNGLFYTAHMFWTGFRVVPVTAVLGILVWAIYTLAFLLVFRALDLLEQHPPAAFALAFAWGGLGAVYFAAPANIAIQSLCAKLVSPDFGAAWGPAVAGPITEEFLKLAGVVLVVLVARNQFQTCLSVLIVGAMTGLGFQVVENLWYTVNASMHFPLENQVYPVLLNLLTRGLLSGLWSHAAYTTISSFGVAWFLLHPQRPMAARIACALLCFALAWAMHFIWNSPWLEDLFDGGYGQMALLLAVKGIPAMAAAWLFWREAARENGSYLHAQAAYFVPERDLIRDDEWLRLGAPLLRYRVRRQIGWRFGLRARRLKTQLQREQLRLVRKAMTYGRGAQTLRHEVAIRRLRAELDPLLAAQP encoded by the coding sequence ATGAACCGCCACGCCGCCGCGCGACGCGAGCCGGGCGACTGGCCCGTCGGCACCGACCCGTTCTTCCAGCCGCGCCGCGCAGCCTTCTGGGTGCTGGCGGCGCTGATCGTCAACGGCCTGTTCTACACGGCCCACATGTTCTGGACCGGGTTCCGCGTGGTCCCCGTCACCGCCGTGCTCGGCATCCTGGTGTGGGCCATTTACACCCTGGCCTTTCTCCTCGTCTTCCGGGCGCTGGACCTGCTGGAGCAGCACCCGCCAGCAGCGTTTGCGTTGGCTTTTGCATGGGGCGGGCTGGGCGCGGTGTACTTTGCGGCGCCGGCGAACATCGCGATCCAGAGCCTGTGCGCCAAGCTGGTGTCGCCGGATTTCGGCGCGGCCTGGGGGCCGGCCGTCGCGGGGCCGATCACCGAGGAATTCTTGAAGCTGGCCGGCGTCGTGCTGGTGGTGCTGGTCGCGCGCAACCAGTTCCAGACCTGCCTTTCGGTGCTGATCGTGGGCGCCATGACGGGACTCGGCTTCCAGGTGGTCGAGAACCTTTGGTACACCGTCAATGCATCCATGCACTTTCCGCTCGAGAACCAGGTGTACCCCGTGCTCCTCAACCTGCTCACGCGCGGGCTGCTGAGCGGGCTCTGGAGCCATGCGGCCTACACCACGATCTCCTCCTTCGGCGTTGCGTGGTTCCTGCTCCACCCACAGCGCCCGATGGCAGCGAGGATCGCATGCGCCCTGCTGTGCTTCGCGCTCGCGTGGGCCATGCACTTCATCTGGAATTCGCCGTGGCTCGAGGATCTGTTCGATGGCGGGTACGGCCAGATGGCACTGCTGCTGGCCGTCAAGGGCATTCCCGCGATGGCCGCGGCCTGGCTCTTCTGGCGCGAAGCAGCGCGCGAAAACGGCAGCTACCTTCATGCGCAGGCGGCCTACTTCGTGCCGGAGCGCGACCTGATCCGCGACGACGAATGGCTGCGCCTGGGCGCGCCCTTGCTGCGCTACAGGGTGCGCAGGCAGATCGGCTGGCGCTTCGGCCTGCGCGCGCGGCGGCTGAAGACGCAACTGCAGCGCGAGCAGTTGCGGCTCGTGCGCAAGGCGATGACCTACGGACGCGGCGCACAGACGCTGCGGCACGAAGTCGCGATCCGGCGCCTGCGGGCCGAGCTGGACCCGCTGCTTGCCGCACAGCCCTGA
- a CDS encoding alpha/beta fold hydrolase — MSSKVSRIALSASAAAIGSIAAYWGLLAVRQGHILFNARKLPVVHLSDDFSTYSHTVPGGMVRGYVYHPEGEDALQDLFIYFAGRGEDVRATAQALHWLPDGFGFAAVNYRGVADSQGHPSEVASVADAIQFAGHLRKAFPKARLHVVGRSLGTGVAIQLVAQQHFSSLQLVTPYDSMLEVAKRRFPLVPLSLLLRHRFDSLTHCKEVAAKTQVLLAERDDVVLPERSQKLIAAWPTPVSVQTVPGSDHHSIMGLEATWLHLIDFALTAILPEPEPVEPVAA; from the coding sequence TTGTCCAGCAAAGTCTCTCGCATCGCACTCTCGGCTTCGGCCGCCGCCATCGGAAGCATCGCGGCGTACTGGGGCCTCCTGGCCGTGCGCCAGGGCCACATCCTGTTCAACGCCAGGAAGCTCCCCGTCGTCCATCTGTCCGACGATTTCTCGACCTACTCGCACACGGTGCCCGGCGGCATGGTCCGCGGCTACGTCTATCACCCGGAGGGCGAAGACGCGCTGCAGGACCTGTTCATCTACTTTGCCGGCCGCGGCGAAGACGTGCGCGCCACCGCGCAGGCGCTGCACTGGCTGCCCGATGGCTTCGGGTTCGCCGCGGTCAACTACCGCGGCGTGGCCGATTCGCAGGGCCATCCTTCCGAGGTCGCCTCGGTGGCGGACGCCATCCAGTTCGCCGGGCATTTGCGCAAGGCCTTCCCGAAGGCGCGGTTGCATGTCGTGGGGCGCAGCCTCGGAACCGGCGTGGCAATCCAGCTGGTGGCGCAGCAGCATTTCTCGAGCCTGCAGCTGGTCACGCCCTACGACTCGATGCTCGAAGTCGCGAAGCGGCGCTTTCCGCTGGTTCCGCTGTCGCTGTTGCTGCGGCATCGTTTCGATTCGCTCACGCACTGCAAGGAAGTGGCCGCGAAGACGCAGGTGCTGCTGGCCGAACGCGACGACGTGGTGCTGCCCGAGCGCTCGCAAAAGCTCATCGCGGCCTGGCCGACGCCTGTGAGCGTGCAGACCGTTCCGGGTTCCGACCATCACAGCATCATGGGGCTCGAAGCCACCTGGCTTCACCTGATCGATTTCGCGCTGACGGCCATTCTTCCGGAGCCTGAACCCGTCGAGCCCGTGGCCGCCTGA
- a CDS encoding DUF1161 domain-containing protein: MKPWFIPLALALASAAHGAENCEALRAQIESKIAASGVTRFSVTTVDANAQAGGQVVGSCDLGSKKIVYQREAASQTDGTPARPASAPANERILTECKDGTVTVGGSCRQ; this comes from the coding sequence ATGAAACCCTGGTTCATTCCCCTCGCGCTGGCATTGGCCAGCGCCGCCCATGGCGCTGAAAACTGCGAAGCCCTGCGCGCGCAGATCGAATCGAAAATTGCCGCATCGGGCGTGACGCGTTTCAGCGTCACCACCGTCGATGCCAACGCACAAGCCGGCGGACAGGTGGTGGGCAGCTGCGATCTCGGCAGCAAGAAGATCGTCTACCAGCGCGAAGCCGCCTCCCAAACGGACGGCACTCCGGCGCGCCCCGCATCGGCCCCCGCAAACGAACGCATCCTGACCGAATGCAAGGACGGCACGGTGACCGTCGGCGGCAGCTGCAGGCAGTAG
- a CDS encoding DsrE family protein, protein MNTDARDLVVVITHGIDHELSSVGLVIALGGMTSGLKVSIFLTSAGVDLVRRGASDSTHVKPLEPLADMLRDFIGRGGTLWACTPCVKSRGYTQENLLEGVVIAGSSVMHELIKQGAATLSF, encoded by the coding sequence ATGAACACCGATGCACGCGATCTGGTTGTGGTGATTACGCATGGAATCGACCATGAATTGTCCTCCGTCGGGCTCGTCATCGCGCTGGGCGGAATGACCTCGGGCCTCAAGGTATCCATTTTCCTCACGAGCGCGGGCGTCGACCTCGTGCGGCGCGGCGCGTCCGACAGCACACACGTCAAGCCGCTGGAGCCGCTGGCCGACATGCTGCGCGACTTCATCGGCCGCGGCGGCACGCTCTGGGCCTGCACCCCCTGCGTCAAGAGCCGCGGCTACACGCAGGAGAACCTGCTCGAAGGCGTCGTCATCGCCGGGTCGAGCGTGATGCACGAGCTCATCAAGCAGGGCGCGGCAACCTTGAGTTTCTGA
- the metC gene encoding cystathionine beta-lyase, translated as MSDSSHASSHNDAPAQALETRLAHTGKQSLHTGGKPVNPPLVRASTVVFDSVADMRDARARRGDERVFSYGARGTPTTFALEDAVSELEGGFRTRLFPTGLAAIGMVLLSYLKPGDHVLMSDSVYEPARNLVHSFLDPYGIRCTFFAADGSGVEERFEPNTRLVYAECPGSLVYEMCDLPRLAGLAHARGALLAADNTWGSGVQYHPLALGADISLMAATKYLSGHSDVMMGTVATTREAWQPLNERCDAFGMTVSPDDAWLVLRGIRTLSARLQMHERHALAVAAWLEARPEVQAVFCPALPQHPGHALWKRDCRGTNGLVSFELRPGIADSAVERFVDALSLFGRGSSWGGYESLVAWANMRTARSVTDWSARGAVLRLHVGLEAPSDLLADLERGFAALNQG; from the coding sequence ATGTCCGATTCCTCGCACGCTTCCTCGCACAACGATGCCCCCGCGCAGGCGTTGGAGACGCGACTTGCCCATACCGGCAAGCAGTCTCTCCACACGGGCGGCAAGCCCGTCAACCCGCCGCTGGTGCGCGCGAGCACCGTGGTGTTCGACAGCGTGGCCGACATGCGCGATGCCCGCGCGCGACGCGGCGACGAGCGCGTGTTCAGCTACGGCGCACGCGGCACGCCCACCACCTTCGCGCTCGAAGATGCGGTGAGCGAACTCGAAGGCGGCTTTCGCACGCGCCTCTTTCCGACCGGCCTCGCAGCCATCGGCATGGTGCTGCTGTCCTACCTGAAGCCGGGCGACCACGTGCTGATGTCCGACAGCGTGTACGAGCCGGCACGCAACCTCGTTCATTCCTTTCTCGACCCCTACGGCATCCGCTGCACCTTCTTCGCTGCGGACGGCAGCGGGGTGGAAGAACGCTTCGAGCCGAACACGCGGCTCGTGTACGCGGAGTGCCCCGGCTCGCTGGTGTACGAGATGTGCGACCTGCCCCGGCTGGCCGGGCTGGCACATGCGCGCGGCGCGCTGCTGGCGGCGGACAACACCTGGGGTTCGGGCGTGCAATACCACCCGCTCGCGCTGGGTGCCGACATCTCGCTCATGGCCGCGACCAAATACCTCTCGGGCCACTCCGACGTGATGATGGGCACGGTGGCCACCACGCGCGAAGCCTGGCAGCCGCTCAACGAGCGCTGCGATGCCTTCGGCATGACGGTGAGCCCCGACGACGCCTGGCTGGTGCTGCGCGGCATCCGGACCCTCTCGGCGCGGCTGCAGATGCACGAGCGGCATGCGCTGGCAGTGGCAGCCTGGCTCGAGGCGCGGCCTGAAGTGCAGGCGGTGTTCTGCCCCGCGCTGCCGCAGCACCCGGGCCACGCACTCTGGAAGCGCGATTGCCGCGGCACCAACGGGCTGGTCTCGTTCGAGCTGCGGCCCGGCATCGCGGATTCCGCTGTCGAGCGCTTCGTCGACGCCCTTTCGCTGTTCGGCCGCGGCTCGTCGTGGGGCGGCTACGAAAGCCTCGTGGCCTGGGCGAACATGCGCACGGCCCGCAGCGTGACCGACTGGAGCGCGCGCGGCGCCGTGCTGCGGCTGCACGTGGGGCTGGAGGCACCCTCGGACCTGCTCGCGGATCTGGAGCGCGGCTTTGCGGCCTTGAACCAAGGCTGA
- a CDS encoding YbdD/YjiX family protein, which translates to MGLALPEAGRYFARSLKQSLRLMVGMPDYDAYLTHMAATHPDRPPMSYEAFFRERLEARYGAGKGRCC; encoded by the coding sequence ATGGGTCTCGCATTGCCGGAAGCCGGGCGCTACTTCGCCCGCTCGCTCAAGCAGTCGCTGCGGCTCATGGTCGGCATGCCCGACTACGACGCCTACCTGACCCACATGGCGGCCACGCACCCGGACCGGCCGCCGATGAGCTACGAGGCCTTCTTCCGCGAGCGGCTCGAGGCGCGCTACGGCGCGGGCAAGGGACGCTGCTGCTAG